In Sorghum bicolor cultivar BTx623 chromosome 10, Sorghum_bicolor_NCBIv3, whole genome shotgun sequence, one genomic interval encodes:
- the LOC8069030 gene encoding uncharacterized protein LOC8069030: MEEARYVKVASRFFLAGGKGNAGGDGCGDRRHFLDACFLCKRDITSDRHIFMYKGDAAFCSDDCRQEQRGMDAALKAARRRHRLLRRTASLPASSSAAACTANKAATTGGNWNIAVGEGFF; this comes from the exons atggaggaGGCGAGGTACGTGAAGGTGGCGTCCCGGTTCTTCCTCGCCGGCGGCAAGGGGAACGCCGGCGGCGATGGGTGCGGTGACCGCCGCCACTTCCTCGACGCATGCTTCCTGTGCAAGCGGGACATCACCTCGGACCGCCACATCTTCATGTACAA GGGCGACGCGGCGTTCTGCAGCGACGACTGCAGGCAGGAGCAGAGGGGCATGGACGCCGCGCTCAAGGCCGCCAGGCGCCGCCACCGCCTGCTGCGCCGCACCGCctctttgccggcgtcgtcgtCGGCCGCCGCGTGCACCGCCAACAAGGCCGCCACTACTGGCGGGAACTGGAATATCGCTGTGGGTGAGGGTTTTTTCTGA
- the LOC8069032 gene encoding oligopeptide transporter 7 encodes MASSPPPPPLQEEEQEQGREEEHRHGAGGGDDDQITTPLLLVEATTSTSRSSPAGDEHYSDDLSSSEGENSPIEQVALTVPVGDDPTTPVLTFRMWVLGTASCALLSFLNQFFWYRKEPLTITAISAQIAVVPLGRLMAAALPERAFLRGTRWEFSLNPGPFNVKEHVLITIFANSGAGTVYAIHVITAVRVFYGKNITFFVSLLVVLTTQVLGFGWAGIFRRYLVEPAAMWWPSNLVQVSLFRALHERERRVKGGMTRNQFFLVAFICSFAYYIFPGYLFQMLTSLSWICWVFPHSVLAQQLGSGLTGLGIGAIGLDWSTISSYLGSPLASPWFATANVAAGFFIIMYVITPIAYWFNFYKAQNFPIFSDGLFTLTGQTYNISSIVDSHFQFDTEAYEKNGPLYLSTFFAVTYGVGFASLTATIVHVFLFHGSEILQLSKSAFQEKKVDIHTKLMRRYKQVPEWWFICILIANIAVTIFACEYYIEQLQLPWWGVLLACAIAFTFTLPIGIITATTNQTPGLNIITEYIMGYLYPGRPVANMCFKVYGYISMSQALTFLQDFKLGHYMKIPPRTMFMAQVVGTLIAAFVYLGTAWWLMDTVPNICNTELLPSDSPWTCPGDHVFYDASVIWGLISPRRIFGDLGTYSAVNWFFLGGAVAPLLVWLAHKAFPSQSWILLINMPVMIGATGMMPPATAVNYTTWILVGFLSGYVVYRYRRDWWERHNYLLSGALDAGLAFMAVLIYLCLGLENISLNWWGNDLDGCPLSSCPTAKGIVVEGCPVYT; translated from the exons ATGGcatcctctcctcctcctcctcctctccaggAAGAGGAACAGGAACAGGGACGGGAAGAGGAGCACCGCCATGGCGCCGGCGGCGGTGACGATGACCAGATCACCACCCCGCTCCTCC tGGTGGAAGCGACGACATCGACGTCGCGCAGCTCGCCGGCGGGCGACGAGCACTACTCCGACGACTTGTCGTCGTCGGAGGGAGAGAACTCGCCGATCGAGCAGGTGGCGCTGACGGTGCCGGTGGGGGACGACCCGACGACGCCGGTGCTGACGTTCCGGATGTGGGTGCTGGGCACGGCGTCGTGCGCGCTGCTGTCGTTCCTGAACCAGTTCTTCTGGTACCGCAAGGAGCCGCTGACCATCACGGCCATCTCGGCGCAGATCGCGGTGGTGCCGCTGGGCCGCCtcatggcggcggcgctgccggaGCGCGCCTTCCTCCGGGGCACGCGCTGGGAGTTCTCACTCAACCCGGGGCCCTTCAACGTGAAGGAGCACGTGCTCATCACCATCTTCGCCAACTCCGGCGCCGGCACCGTCTACGCCATCCACGTCATCACCGCCGTCCGCGTCTTCTACGGCAAGAACATCACCTTCTTCGTCtccctcctcgtcgtcctcaccaCCCAG GTGCTGGGGTTTGGTTGGGCGGGAATATTCCGGCGGTATCTGGTGGAGCCGGCGGCGATGTGGTGGCCCTCCAACCTCGTGCAGGTCTCCCTCTTCAG GGCGCTCCACGAGAGAGAACGGCGGGTCAAAGGCGGCATGACTCGCAACCAGTTCTTCCTGGTGGCATTCATCTGCAGCTTCGCCTACTACATCTTCCCGGGCTACCTGTTCCAGATGCTCACTTCCCTGTCCTGGATCTGCTGGGTCTTCCCGCACTCCGTGCTCGCCCAGCAGCTCGGGTCAGGCCTGACCGGACTAGGCATTGGAGCGATCGGTCTCGACTGGTCCACCATCTCCTCCTACCTTGGGAGCCCCCTTGCCAGCCCCTGGTTTGCCACCGCGAATGTCGCTGCTGGGTTCTTCATCATCATGTATGTGATCACGCCCATTGCTTACTGGTTCAACTTCTACAAGGCGCAAAACTTCCCCATCTTTTCCGATGGCCTCTTCACCTTGACCGGGCAGACGTACAACATCTCGAGCATCGTGGACTCTCACTTCCAATTTGATACGGAGGCGTACGAGAAGAATGGTCCGCTATACCTCAGCACTTTCTTTGCTGTCACCTATGGTGTCGGTTTCGCATCCCTTACCGCGACAATTGTTCATGTTTTCCTCTTCCATGGAAG TGAAATTTTGCAGTTAAGTAAATCAGCTTTCCAAGAAAAAAAGGTGGACATACATACAAAACTTATGAGGAGATATAAGCAGGTCCCGGAGTGGTGGTTCATCTGCATCCTCATTGCTAACATTGCTGTCACCATATTTGCCTGTGAATACTATATTGAGCAACTCCAGCTGCCTTGGTGGGGTGTTCTGCTTGCATGTGCCATTGCGTTTACCTTCACCCTCCCAATTGGAATAATCACAGCAACAACGAACCAG ACTCCAGGCTTGAACATCATCACAGAGTACATCATGGGGTACTTATACCCTGGACGGCCAGTGGCAAATATGTGCTTCAAGGTGTATGGTTACATCAGCATGAGTCAAGCTCTGACCTTTCTTCAAGATTTTAAGCTGGGCCACTACATGAAGATTCCCCCAAGGACCATGTTTATGGCTCAG GTGGTGGGAACTTTGATTGCAGCATTTGTATACCTTGGAACAGCATGGTGGTTGATGGACACAGTCCCTAACATCTGCAACACCGAGCTCCTCCCATCAGACAGCCCTTGGACCTGCCCTGGGGATCATGTGTTCTATGATGCATCAGTTATCTGGGGTCTTATTAGCCCACGCAGAATATTTGGCGACCTAGGCACTTACTCGGCGGTGAACTGGTTCTTCTTGGGTGGAGCTGTTGCCCCCCTCCTAGTATGGCTTGCACACAAGGCATTCCCAAGCCAGAGCTGGATCTTACTCATCAACATGCCCGTGATGATCGGTGCCACCGGCATGATGCCACCTGCTACTGCAGTCAACTACACCACATGGATACTTGTTGGGTTTTTGTCAGGTTATGTGGTTTACAGATATCGGCGTGACTGGTGGGAGCGACACAATTATCTGCTTTCCGGTGCACTAGATGCTGGTTTGGCATTCATGGCTGTCCTGATTTACTTATGCCTAGGCTTGGAGAACATCAGTTTGAACTGGTGGGGCAATGATTTGGACGGATGTCCTCTCTCTTCTTGTCCAACTGCCAAAGGTATTGTTGTCGAGGGCTGCCCAGTGTATACATGA
- the LOC8069031 gene encoding pentatricopeptide repeat-containing protein At5g16420, mitochondrial: MLMAGSTRRWSWSPGARAFSTDPATRATVPLAHLAPLPASLPESGYTVTPPVQPWPRRLTARSLSRLLLRAATPDDAVLALRHALFHAAPPLPPSLPVFAAALSRLSHADVGAGAAARHLAPVLSLLRASRLPAFSDRPFLPLLRALRPLPSLRLFLSLPSFNSRPSTRSFNALLHSLVSARRLRLAAALFRAAPTKLYITPNLVSCNILLKGLVGMGDLDAALKVLDEMTGWGIVPDVVTYTTVLTAYCAKGDLEGAQQLFDDIVASGRRPDATMYTVLVDGYCHRGKLQDAARIMDEMEAAGVKPNEVTYSVVIEACCKEGKSIEACDLTREMLGAGYVPDTPLCAKVVDVLCQDGKAGEANEIWRQMVKKSVPPDNTVVSTLIYWLCKNGMVQEARGLFDELERGFVPSLLTYNSLIIGLCENGELQEAGRVWDDMVERRYEPNAMTYEALIKGFCKIGKSNEGYALFKEMVAKGCTPSKFLYQALVDSLSEPSHDDTVWTIVEAVALSGQDFLDGQLWEIFIRKVVDTNETWKKKLDLVLNM; encoded by the coding sequence ATGCTCATGGCCGGCAGCACGCGTCGGTGGAGCTGGAGCCCCGGCGCCCGCGCCTTCTCCACGGATCCGGCCACGCGGGCCACCGTGCCGCTGGCGCACCTGGCCCCGCTTCCGGCGTCGCTGCCGGAGTCCGGCTACACCGTCACGCCGCCGGTGCAGCCCTGGCCGCGCCGCCTCACGGCGCGGTCGCTgtcccggctcctcctccgcgcgGCCACGCCCGACGACGCGGTCCTCGCCCTCCGCCACGCGCTCTTCCACGCCGCGCCTCCGCTGCCGCCCTCGCTCCCCGTCTTCGCCGCGGCGCTCTCCCGCCTCTCCCACGCCGacgtcggcgccggcgccgcggccCGCCACCTGGCCCCCGTCCTCTCCCTGCTCCGCGCGTCCCGCCTCCCGGCCTTCTCCGACCGCCCGTTCctgccgctcctccgcgcgctcCGCCCGCTCCCGTCCCTCCGCCTCTTCCTCTCCCTCCCGTCCTTCAACTCCCGCCCTTCCACCCGCTCCTTCAACGCGCTCCTCCACTCGCTCGTCTCCGCGCGCCGCCTCCGCCTCGCCGCCGCGCTCTTCCGTGCCGCGCCAACCAAGCTTTACATCACGCCCAACCTCGTCTCCTGCAACATCCTGCTCAAGGGTCTAGTGGGCATGGGTGACCTCGACGCTGCGCTCAAGGTGCTCGACGAGATGACTGGCTGGGGGATCGTTCCGGATGTCGTCACGTACACCACGGTTCTCACTGCATACTGCGCCAAAGGGGATCTGGAGGGTGCACAGCAGCTCTTTGATGATATTGTTGCCAGTGGGCGTAGGCCGGATGCTACTATGTACACGGTGCTCGTAGATGGGTACTGCCACCGTGGGAAGTTGCAAGATGCAGCAAGGATCATGGATGAGATGGAAGCTGCTGGGGTGAAGCCAAACGAGGTTACATACTCTGTGGTGATCGAAGCATGCTGCAAGGAGGGAAAATCCATCGAGGCGTGTGATTTGACAAGGGAGATGCTAGGGGCAGGATATGTACCGGACACACCACTGTGTGCTAAGGTGGTTGATGTGTTATGCCAGGATGGAAAGGCAGGAGAGGCGAATGAGATATGGAGACAGATGGTGAAGAAGAGCGTCCCACCAGATAACACTGTCGTGAGCACATTGATCTACTGGTTATGCAAGAATGGAATGGTTCAGGAGGCGAGAGGGCTGTTCGATGAGCTCGAGAGGGGGTTTGTGCCAAGCTTGCTGACGTATAACTCGCTTATTATAGGATTATGTGAGAATGGAGAGTTACAGGAGGCTGGTAGGGTCTGGGATGACATGGTTGAACGGCGGTATGAACCAAATGCAATGACTTATGAAGCCTTGATCAAGGGTTTCTGCAAAATAGGCAAGTCAAATGAAGGTTATGCGCTATTTAAGGAGATGGTGGCCAAAGGGTGCACTCCAAGCAAGTTTCTTTATCAAGCATTGGTTGATAGCCTTTCTGAGCCAAGTCACGATGATACTGTTTGGACTATCGTTGAAGCTGTAGCTTTAAGTGGTCAGGATTTCTTGGATGGTCAATTATGGGAAATATTTATCAGAAAAGTGGTAGATACAAATGAAACTTGGAAAAAGAAACTTGATTTGGTGCTAAATATGTAG
- the LOC8068365 gene encoding uncharacterized protein LOC8068365, which produces MGACATKPKTLEGQAPAEANISTPKVAPETTTVPTEVAAEQVVEKVVEEDKEEEPAATAAEQKLPATAEPEQKADEVITPEAAVVAEPENKEEEEEAVEKTVVEEEKPSAPAEEKIATGEVMAEPTVEVIKKDAEEEEKETDKEIEKPTQS; this is translated from the exons ATGGGTGCCTGCGCAACCAAGCCCAAGACGCTTGAGGGGCAGGCCCCAGCTGAGGCCAACATCTCCACACCCAAGGTTGCACCCGAGACCACTACCGTCCCCACTGAG GTTGCGGCTGAACAGGTAGTTGAgaaggtggtggaggaggacaaggaggaggagccggcggCAACGGCGGCGGAGCAAAAGCTGCCAGCGACTGCCGAGCCCGAGCAGAAGGCTGATGAGGTGATCACTCCAGAGGCGGCGGTCGTCGCCGAGCCCGAGaacaaggaggaggaggaagaagctgTGGAGAAGACTGTCGTCGAGGAGGAGAAGCCATCAGCCCCTGCAGAGGAAAAGATTGCCACCGGTGAGGTGATGGCCGAGCCCACGGTGGaggtgatcaagaaggacgctgaggaggaggagaaggagacgGATAAAGAGATAGAGAAGCCAACACAAAGCTGA
- the LOC8068364 gene encoding LOW QUALITY PROTEIN: ethylene-responsive transcription factor RAP2-7 (The sequence of the model RefSeq protein was modified relative to this genomic sequence to represent the inferred CDS: inserted 1 base in 1 codon; substituted 1 base at 1 genomic stop codon), giving the protein MVLDLNVASPADSGTSSSSVLNSADGGFRFGLLGSPVDDDDCSGEMAPGASTGFMTRQLFPSPTPPAEPEPPAAPVPVWQPRRAEDLGAAQRPVAPAKKTRRGPRSRSSQYRGVTFYRRTGRWESHIWDCGKQVYLGGFDTAHAAARAYDRAAIKFRGLEADINFSLGDXEDDLKQMRNWTKEEFVHILRRXSTGFARGSSKYRGVTLHKCGRWEARMGQLLGKKCSLGVILRNTTR; this is encoded by the exons ATGGTGCTGGATCTCAATGTAGCGTCGCCGGCGGACTCGGGCACGTCGAGCTCGTCTGTCCTCAACTCCGCGGACGGCGGCTTCCGGTTCGGCCTGCTCGGCAGTcccgttgacgacgacgactgcTCCGGCGAGATGGCGCCGGGCGCGTCCACAGGGTTCATGACGCGGCAGCTCTTCCCGTCCCCGACCCCGCCGGCCGAGCCGGAGCCGCCGGCGGCGCCGGTGCCGGTGTGGCAGCCACGGCGCGCCGAGGATCTCGGCGCGGCACAGAGGCCGGTGGCGCCCGCGAAGAAGACGCGGCGTGGGCCGAGGTCGCGCAGCTCGCAGTACAGGGGCGTCACCTTCTACAGGAGGACGGGCCGCTGGGAGTCGCACATCTG GGATTGCGGGAAGCAAGTCTACCTAG GTGGTTTCGACACTGCACATGCGGCTGCGAG GGCGTACGATCGAGCTGCGATCAAGTTCCGCGGCCTCGAGGCGGACATCAACTTCAGTCTGGGCGACTAGGAGGATGATTTGAAGCAG ATGAGGAATTGGACCAAGGAGGAATTCGTGCACATACTCCGGC AGAGCACAGGGTTCGCGAGGGGAAGCTCGAAGTATCGTGGCGTGACGCTGCACAAGTGCGGCCGCTGGGAAGCTAGGATGGGGCAACTTCTTGGCAAGAA GTGCAGCTTGGGGGTGATTTTAAGGAATACAACAAGGTGA